CATTCCCTATACCTACACATGTATGAATTGCGGAATAATATGCCCAAAATCAATATGTAACACTGATCAAAAGTGTACGTCGAGCAAGGAACAGAGCATCTTTTGTTTGACCATGCCGGATGTGAATAAGGAAAGTCATCTGTAACACTTAATTTGAATGGAGTGGTTAAGAGATGATGGAAATGATTTGAAGTTATTacgaaagagaggaaaagaaaagaaattgagagCTTGAGTAAAATGCAGTTTGAATGCTACTtaaggaaaaagaattgaatatgTATGTAAAATGGATTAGGTACATTTTATGATATCAAGAGAACctaataaatattataaatatattttataCACACATGACCCATTAATTGCAGTATTACAGAGGTCCCTCCCACCTCTCCTGTAAAAAGAACAGGACGACCTTCTTTTGCCACCTTTACGGCATCAAACTTGCTTTCATCTTCACCTATCAATCTATAAGCAGACCGCTCTGATGAAGCACCCTATACATAAATGAAGCGATCAGTCAAATGCATCAAATGCTTGTGGCAATTCTTCATTGCGCTAAATTACCTCATTCAATGACTAACTTCACTTCACCGGCAAGCAGAAACTGGCAAGCTTCAATCATAATCAATATGGAAAGGGGGTGAAATGTTTACCTGACAGTATATGGGCTCATTTAGAAGAGCATAAAGAGGATTTGTATCAAAACCCAACCAATTCTCAAACTGCACACATCTATTGACTAAGGTTGAGTTTGATGTATATTGTAACCCACCAACAAATCATGTAGACGCACGTCATTAGATCTTACAGTTTTCAAGAAGAAGTAACTGATTTGCTTCAATGCCTCAGGTACTAAAATAGGATCCCAAGCACTCTCAAGCCTGTGTTCAAGTCCACAAGAAAGGATGGTCATTAGAACTTGAAAATCTGTCCTCTTACATAGTGCGATCGCTCGAAGCTAGCACTGAATCCTAAGCCAGAAAGACCGAGAGTTTGGAAACCCCTAGGCGTCAAGATGCCACCAGAAGGAAGAATCACCTGCAATTCAATAGAAACAAGAGAAATTAAGCACAAACGTTAACAGCACCAGAGTTCTGTCAATCTACTTGATATCTCACCCTACCACCTTCACATTCTGCAAAGTACTTTGCAACTTCACGAACAACTTCTGCATCCTGACGATACCTCTTGGAGTACTTCTCACTTTGAATAGTAACCTGCTCCGAGCTTGCTTTATATACAGCATCTGCAGTGCATCCATTTGCAATGGGTGGAATTCCACCAGTTATAAGGACTTGTTTGAGTCCTGGAGGAGCAAAACTCAAATAAGTTACTGCACAAAAACCGCTGAAACTCTgcaaaaaggagaagagagtCACTAAAACTAATCATGACACCAAACGTATGGGGGGATAGAACAGAGGGAAACAAATTGAAGAACTGATTACATCTTGTTGGTAACGAACGAGAGTAAGCACGCGCATTTCAGCAATTCAGAAAGCAAAATTCTTGTCACTGAATGCTTGGTCCGCTAAAGTCTAGAGCAGTCGAATGGAAAACTGAAATACCTGACCCAAAATTATCCAAGGTCCAGCATCGGGAACAAGACGCACTCGAATAAACTCAGCATCGTTTATAATATTATCTGCCCGAAAATGTATCAAATAATTAGCCAGGTTCTCTGCAGATTTTATTTGCAAGATCGATGAAACGGTCAATGGAGTAGATAAGTCTGTCCCACGCTGCAGTTCAACAACACTTATGAGATTAAGCAAGGAAGTATTGACTATGAGACTAAATTTTACTGACTAATTTTCTAGGTAATGCCTGCAAGATCATGCCTGATCCATCAAGATCACACGAAATTCTTCACATGCTCTGTGTAGCCATCCGCTGGATTCAGTGGGTCTTGGGGACTCAAAACCAGGTCCACCTTGTAGATACAACAGGTATGGCAGTTGTTGCTCTTCTTTCACAAGTGAAGCAAACAAATTATAATGGTAGAAACAGGTCAAACAGATACAGTTAAAGATTGTTTAGACCAATCAATACAATGGAAAAAATACTGTGCTTTGAATTAGTGGGGTGTTTCTCTCTTCATACGAATCCATAGATgcgagaaaaataatttcttaactGAAGCATTTGCAGTGGGAGTTCTCCTAAGGAGCTTCTCTCTTCATATGTGAATTGTGTACTCAACTGCGAAAGTGGAAATTGCCAGAAAATAGGAAAGCTTTCTAGACaaacgattttttttccctaaagttGGCATAGGCCATTCTCATTTTAAAGAAGATAGAGATGACAACTCCATGGTTGAGAAACCAGTACAGCAGGTCATAGTATAAACAAGTGCTATTTAAACAATCCAAATTCTGTTCGAATTACTTTCTAGGAACATCCCATGAAAACGAGGAATCACCATATCTCGATGAACGTGGCTCCACCACAAAATTGAATACTTTCTCATATATTGGAGACAGTCAATAGCTGTCCTGCGCTTCCAACATAGTGGAGGCATGAACAGTATTCATTACTACAGGGTGTGCAACTTCCATACATTTGCATCGGCCTCGCTCAGTTCGAACAGACCTAGTGGTTGaggttgttttatttttttcccttttttctgagAAGTGTCGTGTTGTCGTTGTCCTCATCGTCACACTAGTGCGCCGATGCATAGGATGCTCTTAACGGTCACAAATCACAGTGATGAGACCCCCACAACGTAAAGACAAGAGAAGGCTTTTATACACTGGTTAGAGTCAACAGATGTCGACTTATGAGTAAGATTCGAAATGGTGAAAGAAACCCAGTAGAGGAATATAAATGGACCTTCAACTGGATGCGCTCATTGAATCAAGTAAACTAAAACGAAGAAACCAAAATTCATCAGTGTGGTCCAAGCCCGAGAAGACTTTGATCAAAGTTGGATCTATCAATTCCAGCAACGAGAACTACCACGTGATTTGTGAATAAGAATCAAATCCCATTTCTAAACAATCTAAGCCTTGGATTCGCGAGAAAAAAGTTTACAGCAATTCAACACAAGGAACTGACTTCGTAATCGTAATTACCCGCAACGACTTCGCGGGCGAAGACGGAGATCTTCTGCGAAATGTTCCGATCTGCCGAATAATCGAGGGGAACAGCGAAGCAATGGTCCCGGAGCCGTAGCTCAGGCACCGAATACCACTCTCCGGCGATTTGCTCCGGCGAGGTCTCGCCGTTGGTGGCGCTGGAGTTCGCCATGGACGCGAATCTTCGAGCTAATTTAATTACCGTCAGGTGAGAGCGTAGGCAGATCGGACGTGCATCGGTTGAGGGGGGAAATTACTCAATTCATCTTGCCCGTTGGATTGGACTATCGTTGTTTTGTCACGTCCGTACTCAATGGCGCAGAGGGAGCGCGTAACGAGAAGCCTCGAGGAAGGGGCGTGAAGCACACGAGCGAGGGATGTTGCTTTGACCGTGGGATGGATCGTTGACTTCTTATTGGGGAGGGGGCGAACCGGTCTGGTGGAGTCATTTGACCAACGTGCTATTGACCTGAAGGCTGAAACGCCATCGATAGGGGCTAAGCGTCGAGAACTTTGTTCCCATTTTCAACCACAAGTCATTTTATTCTATGCAGAAACTTTGGCAAGTCAATCAGTTAGATttcgccccaaaaaaaaaaaaaatatcagttACATACCCACGAAATACGAACTTGAGGTCTAATTAAGATGAATTTCGAAAACAATCCAACGGAGTTTCGAAGAACGGGCGACTCGGAATCAGATGATATGCACTAATGATTGGTGCCAGCTCTTGTTGAGCAGAAACAACAATTACCGAAAACTACTTATCCTCACTTTTCAGTATGGTTTTCAAGCCTAATGAAGTCATTTTCACAAAACAGAGCACGTTTCCCACATCAAGGTTCAGCACTCAGCTTTTCTCTACAAAGCGCAAAAATAGCAAAAGGGAAAACATGAAGGTAGAGAACAAGTGACTTCTTCGTGAAGTGCTTAAGTGTTCCGGCAGGTCGGCTACCGCCGCCGCCGATAACCGCATTGCCGATTGACCAAGAAAAGCCAAATCATAACCGAGACGGACGAGGAGCCGCCTCCTTCCCTCACTTCTTGTGAGTCCGAACATGATGGATCGGTTGACTCAATGTGTCGAAAGCTTGCGTGCAATCTTGAGAGACAAACTCGGCCTTTCCATTTCCATGGACTTTTCGCTTCCCTTTCTTGATTTTGGGAATGGGAATGGAGTGCTTCCTATGGCCTCCCATCTGTAAAAATTCTTTTCGTTGATATGCTCCTTAGGACATTTCTATCTCCAAGTTAAATAAGTAGGTAAAACGGATTTAGATATGCACTGCTGCCAAATATAATCGTCATTTACTTGTGTTTAAATGCTTATACTTTGTTATTTGCTGCAAGAACGTAcgctttgttgaagttgcttgACATTTGTAACCGTGATTTTCTaacgttgtttttttttaatttttggtcaGCGATTAAGAGGTGCTGGATTGGGAATCAATGTGACTTTAAACTAGGATAGCTGTTTTATGCTAAGAGAGTTACCTACATATACAAGTATCAATAATTAGATCATGGCCTTATTCGCAAtagagttcaattcgtgccctTGTTTGAAAAAACAATAGCACTTcaggtcattatttgaaaaaatattataattacTTGATTCATATTTCAAAGGAGATAAAGTTGTTTTCCTTGAATCACAAATGAAAGTGACAAATAAAAGCCCATTGTTACAATGCCACGAGTGAGGCTTTTCGGCTCCGACATGGGATTGTTAAGAGAGTTCATTCGAGCAATATTTGAAATAGAATATCATAAATCAATGTACTTCATTTTCCCTCCCTTTCCTTATGGAGTTTTACtttacatttttctttattaaattgatttttgtttagaataaTATACATTACTTATTTTGATTTCTTAATGTAAAAACCCGTCACATTAATATAATATGGTAGCGTTtaatgatataaaaaaaaaataatcgcgCACGGATCATGCATATTAGAAGGCTCAAATCTAATGAACATGTAAGGATCCGACGGTTATAGACTAATTTAAGTTAAACGGTATTCAAATAAAATCACCTCCAAAGCAAGTTTTTTTCTTCCAAGTTACCTAATTTCGAAATAAACATCGAAAGCGTTTTGATTTGAAAGTAAATATTCAACACGAGTAATGAATATTACCGCACGAAACTACTATAATTTAGTAAATTCAAGGGATCAAGTGATAATAAATAGTATTTAAGGAAGAGTGCCCGGTCATTTCTTTTGTTAATTGTTTAacaaatatttaatatattcacattttcattatcaagaacccaaattttatttaaataaaaaaatgtactgATTTTGCTTATGTCATAAATCAAAATGTTTCGTGCTGATGGAAATTCCTTTCCCAGGAACGGTTGGGAAGTCTTCTTTAATCTCTCCTTCCAATCTCCCACTAAAACGTATTTTCGATTTTACTTCCTCTGCCGCTCTCTTTCGGATCTACCCTCACCCCTGCGGAATCTCGCCGAAGGAAAACCCCCGTCGTGCTGATCGGTGGAGGGGGGCTTCGATCGTCGTTTCGCGAAGCTTTTTCTTGCGCATCCGCATTGATCGGGGCCGAAGGATGCTGAGCCCTCTCGCGAATTGGAGGGAAAGTTTGGAGAAAATCGCTCTCGCCGTgcacgacgacgacgacgacgagcaGCTCGAGATCTACGGCCGGAGCAACGGGGACGATTCCTCCGTCTCTGATCGGAGAAACTCTCACAGTTTCGCGCATTCGCCGTCCCTCTCGCGGTCTCCCGTGGCCAATGGATTCGACTCCGCTCATGATTTGGAGGTGGGCTTTCGATAAAGCTGACTGTTGATGAGATCTGCTAGGAGTTTGATTGCGGAGCTGTTGCTTCAGCTCATTGCGTCTCTTCTGTTGTGTTCGATTGTGGTTGAATAAATGAGCCTGGCTCCCGGACTGCGATTTGAGCACCGTGAAATGTGTTCTGGGAAAATTTTTAGTCTAGGCAAGGTTCGATTAACTTGTGGCAGCTAATATGGTTGCTCTATTGATGAGATGCGCCATTGGAATCTCTTTGCCGACTTTGAAGACGCTTACCCTTTTATTGGTAGCCATGCGTTCTTAAGTTTCTGAGAAATTTAAATCTAAATTAAAATCGTCTATACTGCAAAACTTTGAGCTTGTCTTacaaatgcacaatcaaaaggAGTTCCGTTTGCTCGAAATTGGGGCTTTTCCCACTTAGATTAGAGGTAAGGCATGAAGAACTCCATTTTTTAAGCTTGAATAAATTGCTTCATCATTAAGCATTTGAAGCCTTAATAAATTACTTCATCATTAAGCATTAAGCTCAAATAAGTGGAGGCAAGACATTAGTAAATTTAACTACTACTCAGTTTGGCTATTATCATGTGGTCTAAAATGGTTCCTTGCGGTAAAGTCTTATAGATAGCACTCAACTTTCGGTGCCACAGAATGTTGTATGTACTGGAAGGCATCCCGACTTAGGCACTCTGCAACTCTACACGTCTAGAGTGTCAGGATGTGTGCTGTTGAATCCTTCTCCTCCCCTTAAAAGTGATATTTCCCCTTGATTACATGATTTTCACTGTACTATGTCAATATGCACAACTTTTTCTGCTTCTCAAACTGATGCCTTTGGACGCAAGCAGAGCGAAACAGAATACACTGAGAAACAGATGCTCAGAATATACATCTTAAGCATGGTCTTTCTGTTGaactttctttactttttcctttccgGTAATTTCAGTTGTGACGATTGCTTAGTCCAATCACAATTGTCATTCTTATTTGGTAGATTGAGCAATACAAAGCAGAAATCAAGAGGCTACAAGAATCAGAAGCAGAAATCAAGGCCCTATCAGTAAATTATGCAGCTTTGCTAAAGGAGAAAGAGGTAAACTGATGGATGATGTGCTGCTCTTATTAGTTGATAATTGATGCACGCGATGCGCATTGTTGGAATTGATACTCTAAAGTTTTCAAAAACTATCAATTTGGCATAATGGCTTCACGTCGGGGGTGGTTTCGTTCTTCGCACCGGTAGATATTTACTCCGGATGCATTTTATTGTCTTCTTTAGTAGCTTGGACCCTTACTTTTGTGTAGCTGATATCCTGAAACATACAGATGTGATTGATCCCTCATAAAGATTTTATAGTCCCTGGCAGTtgttcaattgcattttctttctcccCAGCGAACCTAGTAGTTAAGGAGCTTGAGATTGATCCTAGTCCATTCCTAAAAAATTACTTTACTGCATCTTCTCTTGATGCACTTTTATAATGTTTTTGCCCTTTGATCTTGCTTTAAAATATTCAATACTAATTAGTTTtcaaaatatcttcatttcGGTGCGATCTTTGTTTATCCTACTTAAAAATTATATCACCAGTGGTGCATATGTGCAACAAACATTCTATGATCGAGCTACTTGTCATGACTCGTTGTCGGTTGTGATGGATTTGCTGTCTTAtttgttatttgttattttctccAAGTTTCAACTCTCACTCATTTACGGCTTTCTTCTCCTCGGGCAGGATCATATTTCTAGGCTGAACAAAGAAAATGGAGTTTTGAAGCAGAATCTGGATGCGACCGTCAATGGTGGTAGAAACGAAAGTATGAGAGCATCTATAAATGGTACAAATGCTATCAAGGTAGGTCACTGAACGTAGGTTGGCATTGAAAAGGACGTATTTTTGTCAGAAATGTTTTCTGCTTTCATTTAACAAtgtatcattttcttgaatgtTGTCGAGAATAGTTGGTACAGTCATTTTGACTTTTCTACTACTTGTTTGCATTGCTTTTAACCGGCGCAAGTGGTCACTTTGAAGTGCTGTTCTTTGTTCAATATCAGACCCCTCATGTCACATTATTCTATTACATCAGAAATCCTAGCTGTATCGATACTTTATGCACTTGCTCAGGTTTATAGACGTGTTCTAATCTTGGATCAGCAGATGCTGATCAGAATGACTCAATAGCCTGTTCGGGCAAAATAACAGCTTTTGGTCACTAACAATTTTTAGAGATATGAAACAGTGACACGAGAAAAGAGAACTCATGGATTTGCCAGATATTTTTCATTACTTGCCTGATTGTGCCATGGCATCTATTTATAATATCACATGCTTTCCAGTAGCCTGAAGACTGGTCCTGCTTTATTTCTAGCTCCCTGAACTGTAAAAGATGCGGAAGCACAACCTTGGTAATGTTAGTATTTTATCATCCTGTGCTATGAGGAAAATCATATAGAGAGCACATTTATGAGATGACATTTGTACCATTTTGAAAATGGGACAGTACCAGAAATGACTGTTGGACTAATAAAAGCTAAACTAGTTGGCTTCCTTGTTATCTTGTCCTGACCAACGATTTGGTATTATTCTGCTATATTATTGTTTGGCATAGATGTTTTATACATCTATAGAAATTCTGGAATGTTTTGCCGGAAGAATATCATCTTAAGATGGCAATGAGGCTGAATATTCTTCGCAATGTTTAGGAGGCTCATGACCAATCACCAAACCGGCAACACAAATTTGCGACGCAATTGAAAACACGTTCCGGTGTAAATCAAGGACAGAATGGTATTGTGTCGAGACTGGACATTACTGGCAACGGATCTAGGCATGCTGGAGAACATGACAATTTTTGGGCTAAAGAAAAGGTAATGGCACTTTGTGGTCATTCTTCTTTGTTGTGTGGATGCTTGTGTGTCACATAATGCACGGCTGAGGTAGAATATTTTGCTTAATTAGTGTACATCTTGTCACTCAATTATGGTCTTAAATGGATAAGCTTGACAAAGATCTATGAATGCCCTTTAGGAGCTTGCAGATTTGTTAGAAGAAAAAAACCGGTCCCTTGCAGCACTTCAAGGTACTCACCAATTACAAATTGGAGAACTCAGGACGGAACTGGAGAAGGAACGCAAAAGATTAGCAACTGTAGACATTGAATTGCAAGGTTTATTTCAACTCTAGCGATTATTATGCTTTGTGAATTAGAGtgcatgtgatttttttgggcTCCTCATatattgttttcattttcagagGAACGGAAGTTAAATGAAGCATTTCAGACCCAACTTCAGTCACTGAAGGATGAGAAGGACAAAGTAAGTGCTTTAGGTTTTGTTTTGATTTCCTAGTTGGCCTTATGGTTATGCATCACCATTCTTTGTTTGTAAGCATTACCTTACATATTTAGTTTGTTCACATAATCACTTTTCAAAATGTCTGGATAGGTTATTGTACTTCTAGAATGATGTCTAGGTCTTTCTTCAAACATCCCTGAAAAACTAAGGGAAGCTGGCCTTGCACTTACCTAGAGTGATGTGACACTTTTTTCCATGTGCCAACAGCCACGGGGGCTGCATCATGTGAAGTTTCGACTCTATTGTTCATGGGTTCCTGGTGAATTGACCCCATCGAAGCCATTTCAGAAGTACAATAATCTAACAAAATGAAGATCTGTAAAGTACAATGATTTTGAAACAAAGAAGCCCAGAATTCAATgaccaaaaatattttgcagCTACTTCTCTGGCCAAAAtatcttctctttttattaCAGCTCAACTCAACACTGATATCAAAGTAATTATCAATGGTACCTGTTATGTTCTCTTCGGGACTTAGTGATGCTAACTCTGACaacttttgttt
The sequence above is drawn from the Rhodamnia argentea isolate NSW1041297 chromosome 9, ASM2092103v1, whole genome shotgun sequence genome and encodes:
- the LOC115748592 gene encoding proline iminopeptidase-like; amino-acid sequence: MRVLTLVRYQQDSFSGFCAVTYLSFAPPGLKQVLITGGIPPIANGCTADAVYKASSEQVTIQSEKYSKRYRQDAEVVREVAKYFAECEGGRVILPSGGILTPRGFQTLGLSGLGFSASFERSHYVRGQIFKLESAWDPILVPEALKQISYFFLKTFENWLGFDTNPLYALLNEPIYCQGASSERSAYRLIGEDESKFDAVKVAKEGRPVLFTGEVGGTSVILQLMGHVCIKYIYNIY
- the LOC125316566 gene encoding proline iminopeptidase-like, which gives rise to MANSSATNGETSPEQIAGEWYSVPELRLRDHCFAVPLDYSADRNISQKISVFAREVVAGVKEEQQLPYLLYLQGGPGFESPRPTESSGWLHRACEEFRVILMDQRGTDLSTPLTVSSILQIKSAENLANYLIHFRADNIINDAEFIRVRLVPDAGPWIILGQVFQFSIRLL